Sequence from the Flavobacterium lindanitolerans genome:
ATAATATTTCAGGCTCAAACGATGAACGTGAGAATACATTAAACCAGTTGCTTACTGAAATGGACGGTTTTGGCACAAATACCAACGTAATTGTTTTAGCAGCGACGAACCGTGCCGATGTATTAGACAAGGCATTAATGAGAGCCGGTCGTTTTGACAGGCAGATTTATGTAGACCTGCCGGACATCAGAGAACGTAAGGAAATTTTTGAAGTGCATTTGGGTCCTTTGAAAAAAGTGGAAGGTCTTGATACTGACTTCCTTGCAAAACAGACTCCAGGATTTTCAGGAGCTGACATTGCCAATGTATGTAACGAAGCAGCTCTTATTGCAGCCAGAAAAGATAAAAAAGCCGTTGACAAACAGGATTTCCTGGATGCGGTCGATAGAATTATTGGAGGTCTTGAAAAGAAAAACAAGATTATCACACCGGAAGAAAAACGAGCTATCGCTATCCACGAAGCCGGTCACGCAACAGTAAGCTGGATGTTAGAACACGCTGCACCACTAATCAAAGTAACCATTGTTCCTAGGGGACAAAGTTTAGGTGCTGCCTGGTATCTTCCGGAAGAAAGACAGATTGTAAGAACAGACCAGATGCTGGACGAAATGTGTGCTACAATGGGTGGACGTGCGGCAGAAAAAGTAACTTTCAACCGAATCTCTACAGGGGCATTGAGCGATCTTGAAAAAGTTACAAAACAAGCCAGAGCAATGATTACGGTTTATGGTTTGAATGATAAGTTAGGAAACGTTACGTATTATGATTCATCAGGACAAAGCGAATACAACTTCTCAAAACCCTATTCTGAAGACACGGCAAAGATTATCGACAAGGAAATTTCAGACTTAATCGAAGGTCAATACCAGAGAGCAATCAAAATTCTTGAAGAAAACAAGGATAAATTGAACCAATTGGCCGATATTCTGATAGAAAAAGAAGTAATTTTCAAAGATGACCTTGAGACAATTTTCGGCAAACGTGCTTTTGGTGAAGCAGTTGAAGAAGTCTTCGAAGAATAAATTTCACTTTTTAAGAATTTTTACAAAAATCTTAATTCGAAAGCAGTTTTGAATTAAGATTTTTTTATCTTTGATTGTTTTGAAATTGCAAACAAAGAATTTGGCCAATTTATGAGTCTGTTTAAAAAACTTTTTGGCGCCAGCGAATCCTCTGATGACGATAAAGATGGCAACTTAAGTCCATTCAATCCCGAAACTGTAATTCCGGCGGATGAATTATTTACCCTGAACTTTAAAAAGAACGGAGGCAAATTCTTGTATTGCGAAAATCTTGAGGAAGCAAAGGACCATTTTGAGCACATCCTTGAAGAAAACGATTGGTTTGAATCAGAAGCACTCTGTTTTGAACCAAAACTTTTCAGTCTGCTTGAAGAAAACAAGCTTTCCTATACCAAACCTACTAATCCGAGATTTCTTTTAGCCAGTTGCGAAAATCTGATTGCTGACGAAGGTTCCGTTTTGTTTTCATCCAACCAAATCAAACAATACAAACCTAACGAATTGCCTGGCAATATTGTTATTCTTGCTACAACAAGTCAAATCCTGGGCAGCAAA
This genomic interval carries:
- the ftsH gene encoding ATP-dependent zinc metalloprotease FtsH: MAKDNNTNPNPKKFRLSPWWIYGGLILFFFILNWASGGSSWGETSKASASDFNKLLEKGQIEKVVVYNKNEAEIFLNKEGLADPANKKVTKDIFDKPNPGPHYILDNIGNDELFQKKLETAQQEGKLKDYNFLPKSNWSEIFIALLPILIIVGIWLFIMRRMSGGGAAGGGGQIFNIGKSKAKLFDEKTDVKVTFKDVAGLEGAKEEVQEIVEFLKSPEKYTNLGGKIPKGALLVGPPGTGKTLLAKAVAGEAKVPFFSLSGSDFVEMFVGVGASRVRDLFKQAKEKSPAIIFIDEIDAVGRARGKNNISGSNDERENTLNQLLTEMDGFGTNTNVIVLAATNRADVLDKALMRAGRFDRQIYVDLPDIRERKEIFEVHLGPLKKVEGLDTDFLAKQTPGFSGADIANVCNEAALIAARKDKKAVDKQDFLDAVDRIIGGLEKKNKIITPEEKRAIAIHEAGHATVSWMLEHAAPLIKVTIVPRGQSLGAAWYLPEERQIVRTDQMLDEMCATMGGRAAEKVTFNRISTGALSDLEKVTKQARAMITVYGLNDKLGNVTYYDSSGQSEYNFSKPYSEDTAKIIDKEISDLIEGQYQRAIKILEENKDKLNQLADILIEKEVIFKDDLETIFGKRAFGEAVEEVFEE
- a CDS encoding lactate utilization protein B/C gives rise to the protein MSLFKKLFGASESSDDDKDGNLSPFNPETVIPADELFTLNFKKNGGKFLYCENLEEAKDHFEHILEENDWFESEALCFEPKLFSLLEENKLSYTKPTNPRFLLASCENLIADEGSVLFSSNQIKQYKPNELPGNIVILATTSQILGSKSDGLREIKRKYEKDYPTNITTIKYFEKAKDEDFLQYGSVAKNLYLLLLEDL